GCCATAGTAAAATGCCACTTCCTTCCGCATCTCACTTTGTTCTAACTGCAAGGATTGTTGCCCATTCTCTAAGTTGGTTAAACGAGTCGCCATAGATTTAAACTGTTCATCAACAGCAACAAAGTTTTCATCGACAGCATCAAAGCGGGCATCAACAGAATCAAAACGGGCATCAACAGAGTCAAACCGCTTGTCCATGGAATCAAGCCGATCTAAAATCTTATTCAATATTTCCGCCATCTTATTCACCTCCTTCTTTATGAATTTATTATACCCAGCCTAGTAAAATAAGTCACCACAAAAGTATGTTTTAATCAGTCCTCCCGTCGCGCATTAGTTTCATAGGGAAACCGTATAGTTATCCTTCTGAAAAAGGTGTTTTTCCATATAATGTAGAAATTAATATGAATATAAAAATGGGAGGCACCAATACATATGTCCTTAAGTAAATCTAGTGAAATAAAACTTCGAGATATGAAGGTTCCAGAGGATTATGAACAGCTCACAAGTCTTCTTAATATGATTGATCCGGGCTCCACTACTGCTCAATCTATTGAAGAGGAAGATCGGCAAATTCCAACGGTATCTAATCTTAAAATGAACGAAGATGGTCTGTTGGCTGGTTTTGGCAGGACACGGGTAGTTGCTGAGGATGACAAGGGGCAGATTATTGGTTATGGCGCTTCGTTTCGTGCTCCCTGGGTTGAACCTGGAAATCTAGGAAGCGTCTTCTGTGTTCACCCTGACTTTCGAAGGAAGGGGATAGGCGGAAAGATCCTTGCCCATCTTGAAAATTGGGCGAATGAGCATCATGCTTCTGTATTGTCCTCTATCGTAATGGATTGGATTGATGATTCGCTTCCATTCGTTCAAAACCGCGGCTTTGTAGTGGACGCACATATTTTTGATTTGGAATTGGACCTCAATCAATTTAACAATGCTAAATACGGCGATACCGTTGAACAAGTTATCCAGTCAGGCATTCAGTTGACGACATTAGCAGACTTAACGCGAGTGGAAACAGAAACCGAATTATATGAATTATGCGTGGAAACTGCCAAAGATAATCCTGGCCAATACTCGAGCCTTCCTCCTTTTGAGCAATGGAGAAAAGAATTCCTTCCAGAAGCCAATTCGCGAAAGGAATGGGTTTTCCTTGCCATTGATGGAGATCGTCTTATTGGTGTATCTCAACTATTCAGTACGGAAGATGAAGGGGTGCTGTATACAAACTATACAGGTATCTTAAAAGAGTATCGTGGTCGGGGAATCGCAAAGGCATTGAAATTGCGATCCATAGAGGCAGCCATGAAAGCAGGGGCCCATACGCTGACAACCGATTCGGAGGAAAAGAACGCACCAATGCAGCTTATTAATAGAAGCCTCGGATATATCCCTGGAAAAGGGCATTATCGGATTTTGAAAAAATTACGGAAGTGAACAATGGAAGGGAAGAGAACATCGTAAAAAGCACAGGGAGAGCCTGTGCTTTTTTTGATTAAATTTAGTAGCGGAGGGTGTGTCCGTATGCCAGTTTAAGCGAAAGATCCCTTATGAAGGGAATTCTACCACATAAGGGTACAATGCAAGCGGAATCGTATCCTTATGAAGTCCAATCCAGCCACATAAGGATACGGTACAAGCGGAATCGTATCCTTATGAAGTCCAATCCAGCCACATAAGGATACAGTACAAGCAGAATCGTATCCTTATGAAGTCCAAGTCAGCCACATAAGGATACGGTACAAGCGGAATCGTATCCTTATGAAGTCCAAGTCAGCCACATAAGGATACGGTACAAGCGGAATCGTATCCTTATGAAGTCCAAGTCAGCCACATAAGGGTACAATACAAGCGGAATCGTATCCTTATGAAGTCCAATCCAGCCACATAAGGATACGGTACAAGCGGAATCGTATCCTTATGAAGTCCAAATCAGCCACATAAGGATACGGTACAAGCGGAATCGTATCCTTATGAAGTCTAATCCACTAACAAAAGGATAAGATACCAGCCGTAAAGATCCCCAACTTAGGCAATATTCCCTTTTTTCAAAGATTGCTAGCATAATAGGGAATTAAAGGTAAAATAGAGTTAAAGAGATAGAGCGTGTTAAAAGGGGGGAATGATTATGGTCCCAGCGATGGAATCCATTACGATCGTAACTTTACGGGAAAAAGGGATCGATTCTGTCGTGGATTGGTTCGAGCAGCGTCAGCAATCCTTTTATGCGTTAGGCTGGTTTTACCTTCGTAATCAACAGCAAATGGAGGAGTTATTTTACCGGTCGATCGTTAAGGTGCATAAGGAATTGCCTCGATATAAACAGGATTCTTCTTTCGAATTATGGGTTGCTTCGATTTTCATTGATATTTGCCAGGAGCTTTCGGCTGATGATGGCATGCTGGCATCATCAGCCGAAAGTCCATTACATCAGGATTTATTTCATGCACTTGATCCGCTTCCAAAAGAGGAAAAAGAAGCAATGATCCTGACGTATGGCACAGGGTATTCCCGGGCGGAAGCTGCGCATATTTTACGAGTTTCAGCGGATAAAATGAAAGAGCTGTTGTTCTCGGGAACTCAGTCGGTCAGAAGACAATTGTACGGAACCAATACCTTCAACGGATGTAAGGAATATCAGCAAAACTACATTGATTATCTTGAAAAAACGATGGAGCGACCGGAGAAGATAGAGTTTGAGATTCATCTTTACGAGTGCGCAGAATGCCAGGAGGATTTGGCTGCCTTTCAGGATGTTACCTTGATGTTGCATCATGCTGAGTGGATGAGTGACTTGCCTGTGCCGGACAATTTTATCGCTAAAGTCAAAGAGCGGCTGGCAGAAAAGGAGAAGCAAAAGAAGCTGAGGAGCAAGAAGCGTAAGAATGTTGCACTTGTTTTTGTAAGTATATTTGCATTCGTGCTCGGGATCGGTTTCTTTACTGGTGCTTTTGCTAACGTCTATTATGCTTGGACCGAAGAAGATGAGCAATTGCGTACCTTCCTGCAGGAGGGCCTTGGCCAAAGTGTGAACCTGGAAGCGGAAAGCGATGGCGTGAAAATCAGAATTAAAGGCGTCGTTGCTGATGATTATCAGACACTCGTTTTTTACGAAATTGAAGATACAAATGAGGATAAACAATATGTAATGAATTTCGAAGATGGGCTTTCCATAGAAAATGAGAGGGAAATCATGAAGCAGGATACCTATCCGCGATATCAATTTCCAGATCTTAAAGCTGAGATGAATAAGAAGGAAAAGAATGTTTATCACGGAAAGGTGGGACTGCGGCCTCTTGAGGAAGAAAGTGGCGTTATCAAAATGAATATTGAAAGAATTCAAGAGTTGGCTCTCGACGAACAAGAGGCAAGGATGGGCTTTGGTTATAGGAGCAATGGATTTAAGACAGGTGAGTGGGAATTCGAGGTCCCGGTTACTAAGCAGCCTTCTATTGAATATGAACTGAATGAGCAAGCAGAAATCGAAGGAATCCCGATTCGCCTCGATAAATTGATCATGGCCCCGACAGCCACGCTTTTGGAATATGGTATTCCGATGGATGGACAAGAAAAAAGGATTGATAGGATTCAATTTGACGATTTAGAAGTGAACAATGTAAAAGTGAAAGCAGACCAGTTTGGCGGTGGGTATAACTATTTGCAGCCTGAACCAAATTGGCAGATCCTCCAGATGTATTATGACCCGTTTTATGGAGAAGAACCGGAAGACGTTACCGTTCAATTTCATTCTGCCTATTTTTCATTCGAAGACCATAAAAGTATCGAATTGGATGTGAATCAGCCTTATCCTCAGACGTTTGAATATGCAGGAAGTACCATCAGCATCGATAAAGTTGAAGTTGGCCAACCCACCACCGTTGTCATCAGCAATCATGAAATTGAAAACAGGAAATTTGAAACACTTCACTTTAATGTTGTAGGTGAAGATGAAAATGAATCGATTTCAATCGGGATGGAAACGGAGGGAGTGATCGTGGATAAGAATGGTGTTCAATACGATATGAATTCACCGACACTCGATTATGAAAAAATTGAACAGCCCCGCCATTTCGTTACCGACCACATCTTAATGTTAGATGGGAACAAAGTCATCCCTAAAAGGCTCAATCTTTACGGGTATAGCTCGATGAAATATTTGGATGATCAGGTGAAGATTTCGCTGGATTGATACAAAAAAAGGAACGGAGATCTTTTATCATCCTTTTCTTACAAGGAGGCTAAAATATGAAGCTGTTTTTCCAAGCCGCCATTGGCTCGATTGCCATTCATGTAATCTATTTTGTCAGCATATTGGTCATTGGTTACATCAAAACGGTTAATTTCACACCGGATATAGAGGAATCGTGGAATCGTGTTGATTCGCTACAGAACGAAGTAGCTTTCGGCATGACGAGTTCTCCGTTTTTCTTCCTCTTTACTTTTATCGGAATGACGTTTTTCTGTGTAATGATCATCGTTTTATTTAGGAAAGTTAAAGGAGCACAAGGGTAAAATCCCTGTGCTCCTTTCCATAAGGCGCCGTCACTTCACTTCTTGCCGATATGCTTCAAGGCTTCCCTTTTGCTTAAGTTCGAAAGAGGAAGCCTGTTCGTCATTTCGATGACTTTCTCAGGGTCTTGCTTTGCGTATTCTCTCAGTGCCCAGCCAATGGCCTTATTGATGAAAAATTCCTTCGTATGGCAGGTTCTTGAGATAATATCCTCGAGCATGGCCACGTCGGTTCTTTCTTTGTAGCCTAATTGGAATAAGATGCAGGAACGGATCAGCCAGATGTTATCCGAGGCGATCCATCTGTCGATAATAGGCTGCCGTTGCTGCGGGAATTTTTCAAGATAATAACCGAAATGCTTTTTCGCGATATGGTCGACCGTGTCCCACCACGGCTTGGTCGTGATGATGTATTCAAGAAGCCGGAGATTCTCTTCGGTGAACTGCTTTTTCATTAAATCTAACAGGTACGCCCCGCTTATCTGCATTTCGCGTTCGTCCAGCTCCCAGAGGGAAGTAATGACCTCATGCAAGTCTTCCTTTGCAGGCAGGCCATAAGTCTTCACATGCTGTTTGAAAACTTCCTGCATCTGCGGAGCTCTCAAACCAATATAGTCAAATTGATTCCTCATGTATTTGGAAAGCCTGACTGCTTCCGCGCTATTCCGGTGTTTTAATGCTTCCTCATATAGTGCTTCAACGTACTTATTCATCGTTACCTCACCATTAATATTGAATTTTGTATCTTGCCTCTATTGTATAGTAATTGGGGAAACCGGGATATGTACGAAAAAAATGTCTTGGAACCGCAACAGCTCATAAGAAGGAATTGGATGATGAAAGTCGAACTTAATCTATAAAAATTGGAGTGCGGATTGAGAGGAAGAATCATGAAGGCGATGAATAAATCATATTTGGGCTGGGGCATTTCTTTGGTCACTTTTCTCATCATCATGTTTGTTGATCAAACTTTCTATCTTGGCGTCTGGCCATCAACTCTGCCAGTTATACTCCTCGTTACACATGCTCTATATTTTCGGACGGATATAAAGGGAAAAAGGAGAATGCCGTATTCGATCTTTGTATTGCTTTATTTAAGCATTCTATATGTCTCTCTCCCTGACTACACCTATAATCAGGCGAAGGAAATCGTCCAGGAGAAATATGAGATCATAAACGAAAAAGAGCAGACCATACCTGTGATGGATCCTGGATTTCATCCTTTCTCCCTCACAAGCTTTTATTCCTTTAAGGTGAAATCAATGGATGCAGAACAGCGGGTGATGGTCAATCCGGATTCAGGAGAAATCATCGTCCCGCGTTAATCAAGAAAAAAACCACTTAAAGTGGTTTTTTAATCGCGCATGGCTCCTGCCTCTCGGGAAGTCATGGCCCCCTGGCCTGCAGCTATATCTTTCTGAATCTGCTGTTTAACTTGTTCTGCATCTGTTCCTGAGTATCCAGGTTGCATAGCAGATCTGGAATTGCCTTTAGCTTGTTGATTTTTCTCCATAAAAATCCTCCTTCGTTTCCGGTTTTATTATTTACAAAGCTCTGTTTATCATTCATGCATATATCATAAGCGGAGAATCTCCGTCTATTGTCTATAGAGGGCGCTTTTGAAGCCGGAATAAGCGGAGAGATTCCGGTTAATGTATAAAAAGGTCACTTAGTAAGCTGGAATAAGCGGAGAGATTCCGGTTAATGTTTAAAAAGGCCACTCAGGAAGCCGAAATAAGCGGAGTTTTTCCGATTAACTACCAAAAATTGATCAAAATTCGACGATTTTGATGAAATAAGCGGAAATATGACCCTTATTTTTAAAGAAATTAGGGAGGTTTTCAATTTAAGCGGAATTTCTCCGTTTATTTTTTTTCAAAGGCAGTAAATTCTTATATTTTAGAAAAAATAACAAATTTATCTATTATTTGTAAACAACTTCTATATAATGTATTTAGATATGAGTCATATTTGTAAAAGTTGGAGGAGAGACAGGATGTCTAATGAGCATGAGGTGTCTTTGGATAAAGCGGTTGAAAGAAAGCCGAAGGTAAAAGTGGAGAGGAAAGAAGGAGAACCTACCTCGGCATTTAAAGGGGCTTCCTGGGGAGCTCTGTTAATTGGTGTTTCAGCTTATTTGATTGGTTTATTCAATGCAACGATGGAACTGAACGAAAAAGGCTATTATTTTGCCGTATTGGTGTTCGGTCTTTATGCAGCGGTATCTCTGCAAAAGGCAGTGAGAGATAAGGAAGAGGACATCCCCGTTACGAATATTTACTACGGAATCAGCTGGTTTGCGTTGATCGTCTCTATTTCTTTAATGGCAATCGGATTGTACAATGCAGGAAGCATTATTTTGAGCGAGAAAGGCTTCTATGCAATGTCCTTTGTCCTTAGTATTTTTGCTGCCATTACGGTCCAGAAGAATATCAGGGATACACAGCGAGCGAAAGAAAGAGATTGATGAAGTACAGCGGGTGCGGATGTCTGAATAAGATTTCCGCACTTTTTTGTTTGTTCTCAACAAGCAAAGGATTTTCACCTATCTTATTGAATTTTAAATAATAGTAAATGTTTTGGGAGGACTTCCAGTGGATCATTTGAGTTTGAAGAGCGAGTTCCATCACTTTGTCATCAGGAGTATGGACTTGTTGAGGGCGAATTATGTGTTTCCTGAGGTAGCGGAAGCGATTTGTGGCCATTTGGAGAACCGGATGAAGGATGGCTATTATTTTGATGCTGAGACCTATGAGGAATTCAAGAAGTTGTTTGAACATGACATTCAGTCTATCAATGGTGATAACCATCTGCACATTTGGCTTCAAGGTGAGGGTAATGATGAATCTGAGGAGATGATGGAAGAGTATAAGCGGGTAGCTGAGAAGAATAACTTTGGCTTCCATAAGGTAGAGCGGCTGGCTGGAAATATCGGCTATATTGATTTGAGGGTTTTTTACGATATGGTTACTGTGCCGGAGGCTTCTGAGACAGCTATTTCTGCGATGAACTTTGTCGCTCATAGTGATGCCCTGATCATCGATTTGCGAAAAAATATTGGAGGCAGTGCCTTTATGGTTGCACTGATTGCCTCTTATCTTTTAAAAGAGCCTACCCATATCGAGAGCTTTTACAATCGGAGCGATGATAAGACGTCCCAGGTTTGGACACAGCCATATGTACCAGGGAAGCTTTTCCTCGAAAAACCGGTATTCATCTTGACGAGTATGAAGACATTTTCAGCGGGAGAATTGTTTGCATACGCACTCAAACACTTAGGAAGGGCGACCATCATCGGGGAAAGCACTGGCGGAGGGGCACAGCCAGGCAACTATCACCAAGTTACGCCAAAACTGCGCTTGTTCATTCCCTCTGGGAGATCGATCAGCCCGTTCACAGGCGACAATTGGGAAGGACAAGGCGTTCTGCCAGATTATGAGACAACAGCAGAAGAAGCACTCCATATCGCTCACGGAAAGGCACTGGATATATTAAAAGAGAAATATGAGGGGCAGAAAGAGTATCAGTTCTTATTTGAAGATTAGAAACGCGTAAGGGCGGTTCCATCTTGGGAACCGCCCCTTCTCGCGTTAAGCCTTAACCTGTAATGTCTCTTCAATTGTCTCCATGATTTCGTAAGCACCGCTTGATTTATTGGAGCATACTGTTGCAATGGTTTGGGCAGCTGGATAGTAGGCGGAATGGAAGCTGACTCCTGGGTCATAGCCCATGACATGATATTTGAAAATGTCATCGTCCTGCTTCTTAATCCAGACTCCGTATCCATAATAGCCTGTATCATTTACCTGTACTTGAGGAGTCAGTAGTTTGGTCAAGGTCTCATCTTTTAGTAAAAGCTCGCCAAGAAGCGCCTTCCACAGTTTGCTCATATCCTCAACCGTGACGTAAGCGCCTCCGTCAGAACCGCCTTTTACCGGAAGTGAATAGATATTGGTTTTCCAGCTTTCATCAGGCAAGTCGATATAGCCCAAAGCGGTATTTGAAGGAAGGGCGTCAAAGGAGAAGTAACCAGACTCCGTCATTCCTGCTTTTTTAAAAATATATTCCTCTACATAGGCGGTGAATTCCATCCCGGAGCTCTGCTCGACAATGAGGCCCAGCAAAATATAGCCTGCGTTATTGTAATGAAATTTTTCCCCAGGAGTGAACTTCATTTGCTCATTCCGGAACATAGGCAAAAAATCTTTTAGGCTCCGGATATGATACATCGGCCTCGTAATCCAAAGCTCCTCAAAATCATCCATGACATCCTCATCAAAATAATCAGGCACACCGGACGTATGCGTCAGTAAATGATGGATCGTGATTTCGTCACTGAAATTAGCAAACTCTAGATCAAGGCAATCTTTCAGTCTAGTATCGAAAGTAAGCTTTCCTTGCTCCACCAGCTGGCAAATCGCAATCGCTGTGAAAAGCTTGCAGCCCGATGCGATTCCGTAACGAGTTCCCAGGTTGTTTTTTAAACCATCGGCACGACTAGCATAGCCAAAGCTAGCAGTTGCAGCTTCTCCGTTCTCATCCTGGGCCAAGGCTGTTCCTGAAAAATCAACCTTGGACTGGGCCTCCTGAATGGCTTTTTCTAAGGTATTCATGATATTCCTCCTAACTCTATCTACTAAAAGGGTAACACTCAACTGGAATGAACTGTAGTAAAATATGACAATAAGTGGAATACTTTGATGTTATGAATAGTCATTCGAGCTCCTCAGCACTGCAAAAACGGTGCAGGGATTGTCGGGTGAATGGATTCAGGTCCTGTTATTGTTGATTAGGAAGGAGGTCGTGACATGGATATGCTGGAGAGTATGAATGAGGCCATGAGATATATTGAGGAGAATCTGGCGGAAGAGATCGATTTTAAGGAAGTGGCCAGGCGGGCCTATTGTTCGGAATATCATTTTAAAAGGATGTTCTCTTTTCTCGGGGGTGTTTCGCTTACTGAATACATTAGGCGGAGGCGGCTTACGCTGGCAGCATTCGAGCTGAAGGATCGCGATGTCAAGGTAATCGATGTGGCGATGAAGTATGGGTATACTTCGCCAGATTCTTTTACAAGGGCGTTCCACAACTTGCATGGAATCACTCCATCAGAAGCAAGGATGCCAGGTCATTCTTTAAAAGCCTATCCGTCTATGACCTTCCAATTAACAATAAAGGGAGGTTCTGAAATGAATTACAGAATTGTCGAGAAAGATGCATTTCGCATTGTTGGAATCATGAAAAGAGTGCCGCTGGTCTACCACGGTGTGAATCCGGAAATTGCTGAAATGTGGCAAAGCTTGAATATGGAAAAAATTCAGGAGATGAAGGAACTGTCGAATACGGAACCGCTGGGATTGGTGAGCGCATCGGTGAATTTTTCCGAAGGACGAATGGAGGAGAAAGGGGAACTGGATCATTATATTGGTGCCGCTACAACGAAAGATTGCCCGCCATATCTTGCTTCCCTGGAAGTTGTACCGACGACATGGGCGGTTTTCGAAGCAATCGGCCCGTTCCCAGAGACCCTTCAAAATGTGTGGGGCCGAATCTATTCAGAGTGGTTTCCATCTGCAGCCTACGAACAGGCAGAAGGACCCGAAATCCTCTGGAATGAACATAAAGATGTATCTTCGCCTACATTCAAGAGTGAAATCTGGATTCCGGTGAAAAGAAAGTAATGTACTGGAATGTGAACACTATCTTGTTTGCATATTCCATATTGACACAGTGCCTGTACATGAATTATATTGTACTTACATTAATTGAATAGTTCTCCTAAAGGGGAGTAGCTTTTACAGCAGAGTCGTCATTTCGGAAGTTTCGCACTTCCCGGCTTTGTTGGCAACG
This portion of the Mesobacillus sp. S13 genome encodes:
- the yiaA gene encoding inner membrane protein YiaA; the encoded protein is MSNEHEVSLDKAVERKPKVKVERKEGEPTSAFKGASWGALLIGVSAYLIGLFNATMELNEKGYYFAVLVFGLYAAVSLQKAVRDKEEDIPVTNIYYGISWFALIVSISLMAIGLYNAGSIILSEKGFYAMSFVLSIFAAITVQKNIRDTQRAKERD
- a CDS encoding GNAT family N-acetyltransferase encodes the protein MSLSKSSEIKLRDMKVPEDYEQLTSLLNMIDPGSTTAQSIEEEDRQIPTVSNLKMNEDGLLAGFGRTRVVAEDDKGQIIGYGASFRAPWVEPGNLGSVFCVHPDFRRKGIGGKILAHLENWANEHHASVLSSIVMDWIDDSLPFVQNRGFVVDAHIFDLELDLNQFNNAKYGDTVEQVIQSGIQLTTLADLTRVETETELYELCVETAKDNPGQYSSLPPFEQWRKEFLPEANSRKEWVFLAIDGDRLIGVSQLFSTEDEGVLYTNYTGILKEYRGRGIAKALKLRSIEAAMKAGAHTLTTDSEEKNAPMQLINRSLGYIPGKGHYRILKKLRK
- a CDS encoding serine hydrolase domain-containing protein, which encodes MNTLEKAIQEAQSKVDFSGTALAQDENGEAATASFGYASRADGLKNNLGTRYGIASGCKLFTAIAICQLVEQGKLTFDTRLKDCLDLEFANFSDEITIHHLLTHTSGVPDYFDEDVMDDFEELWITRPMYHIRSLKDFLPMFRNEQMKFTPGEKFHYNNAGYILLGLIVEQSSGMEFTAYVEEYIFKKAGMTESGYFSFDALPSNTALGYIDLPDESWKTNIYSLPVKGGSDGGAYVTVEDMSKLWKALLGELLLKDETLTKLLTPQVQVNDTGYYGYGVWIKKQDDDIFKYHVMGYDPGVSFHSAYYPAAQTIATVCSNKSSGAYEIMETIEETLQVKA
- a CDS encoding S41 family peptidase, which produces MDHLSLKSEFHHFVIRSMDLLRANYVFPEVAEAICGHLENRMKDGYYFDAETYEEFKKLFEHDIQSINGDNHLHIWLQGEGNDESEEMMEEYKRVAEKNNFGFHKVERLAGNIGYIDLRVFYDMVTVPEASETAISAMNFVAHSDALIIDLRKNIGGSAFMVALIASYLLKEPTHIESFYNRSDDKTSQVWTQPYVPGKLFLEKPVFILTSMKTFSAGELFAYALKHLGRATIIGESTGGGAQPGNYHQVTPKLRLFIPSGRSISPFTGDNWEGQGVLPDYETTAEEALHIAHGKALDILKEKYEGQKEYQFLFED
- a CDS encoding DUF4179 domain-containing protein, with protein sequence MVPAMESITIVTLREKGIDSVVDWFEQRQQSFYALGWFYLRNQQQMEELFYRSIVKVHKELPRYKQDSSFELWVASIFIDICQELSADDGMLASSAESPLHQDLFHALDPLPKEEKEAMILTYGTGYSRAEAAHILRVSADKMKELLFSGTQSVRRQLYGTNTFNGCKEYQQNYIDYLEKTMERPEKIEFEIHLYECAECQEDLAAFQDVTLMLHHAEWMSDLPVPDNFIAKVKERLAEKEKQKKLRSKKRKNVALVFVSIFAFVLGIGFFTGAFANVYYAWTEEDEQLRTFLQEGLGQSVNLEAESDGVKIRIKGVVADDYQTLVFYEIEDTNEDKQYVMNFEDGLSIENEREIMKQDTYPRYQFPDLKAEMNKKEKNVYHGKVGLRPLEEESGVIKMNIERIQELALDEQEARMGFGYRSNGFKTGEWEFEVPVTKQPSIEYELNEQAEIEGIPIRLDKLIMAPTATLLEYGIPMDGQEKRIDRIQFDDLEVNNVKVKADQFGGGYNYLQPEPNWQILQMYYDPFYGEEPEDVTVQFHSAYFSFEDHKSIELDVNQPYPQTFEYAGSTISIDKVEVGQPTTVVISNHEIENRKFETLHFNVVGEDENESISIGMETEGVIVDKNGVQYDMNSPTLDYEKIEQPRHFVTDHILMLDGNKVIPKRLNLYGYSSMKYLDDQVKISLD
- a CDS encoding AraC family transcriptional regulator — its product is MDMLESMNEAMRYIEENLAEEIDFKEVARRAYCSEYHFKRMFSFLGGVSLTEYIRRRRLTLAAFELKDRDVKVIDVAMKYGYTSPDSFTRAFHNLHGITPSEARMPGHSLKAYPSMTFQLTIKGGSEMNYRIVEKDAFRIVGIMKRVPLVYHGVNPEIAEMWQSLNMEKIQEMKELSNTEPLGLVSASVNFSEGRMEEKGELDHYIGAATTKDCPPYLASLEVVPTTWAVFEAIGPFPETLQNVWGRIYSEWFPSAAYEQAEGPEILWNEHKDVSSPTFKSEIWIPVKRK
- a CDS encoding DNA alkylation repair protein; this encodes MNKYVEALYEEALKHRNSAEAVRLSKYMRNQFDYIGLRAPQMQEVFKQHVKTYGLPAKEDLHEVITSLWELDEREMQISGAYLLDLMKKQFTEENLRLLEYIITTKPWWDTVDHIAKKHFGYYLEKFPQQRQPIIDRWIASDNIWLIRSCILFQLGYKERTDVAMLEDIISRTCHTKEFFINKAIGWALREYAKQDPEKVIEMTNRLPLSNLSKREALKHIGKK